From Gemmatimonadota bacterium, a single genomic window includes:
- a CDS encoding D-Ala-D-Ala carboxypeptidase family metallohydrolase, producing MKSWPYFPNQVLSSPDTGRHEMDERFMLRLVLLREELGFPLIVTSAYRSPEHNTKVGGTPRSAHMAGRAVDIAISGDKAHKLVRMALMLGFTGIGIRQRGDYRSRYVHIDDLDKAPGIPRPAIWSY from the coding sequence ATGAAGTCGTGGCCGTACTTCCCGAACCAGGTCCTTTCCTCGCCGGACACCGGCAGGCACGAGATGGACGAGCGTTTCATGCTCAGGCTCGTGCTGCTGCGCGAGGAACTCGGTTTCCCTTTGATCGTCACGTCGGCGTACAGATCGCCCGAGCACAACACCAAGGTGGGAGGCACGCCCCGTTCGGCCCATATGGCCGGCCGGGCCGTGGACATCGCCATTTCGGGTGACAAAGCTCACAAGCTCGTTCGAATGGCGCTGATGCTCGGGTTCACCGGCATCGGCATCAGGCAGCGGGGAGACTACAGGAGCCGTTACGTGCACATCGACGATCTCGACAAGGCGCCGGGCATTCCCAGGCCGGCGATATGGAGCTATT